Proteins co-encoded in one Centroberyx gerrardi isolate f3 chromosome 18, fCenGer3.hap1.cur.20231027, whole genome shotgun sequence genomic window:
- the ndufb1 gene encoding NADH dehydrogenase [ubiquinone] 1 beta subcomplex subunit 1 yields MVNFVALAREHWVNILVPMGFVIGWYLDKQQDQKLTAFRNKSALYSRELKPGEEMTWK; encoded by the exons ATGGTCAACTTTGTAGCACTTGCGCGTGAGCATTGGGTGAACATACTGGTGCCCATGGGCTTTGTGATCGGATGGTACCTTGACAAACAACAGGACCAGAAGCTGACAGCTTTCAGAAACAAGAGTGCTTTGTACAGCAG GGAACTGAAGCCGGGCGAGGAGATGACCTGGAAGTAG